In bacterium, the following are encoded in one genomic region:
- the asnB gene encoding asparagine synthase (glutamine-hydrolyzing) has protein sequence MCGIAGIYNYANKEPVDRALLKRMTDILSHRGPDGEGSYYDDRNGIGFGHRRLAIIDLVTGQQPMSDENKAVWITYNGEIYNYREIKNDLISRGYRFRTGSDTEALVHAYREYGTGMLDMLNGIFAFAIWDSLKKELFMARDHLGVKPLYYHDTGKSLVFGSEIKSLLLHPEYSKGVNTDAVDLHITFRQTPAPQTLFQGIYKMPAGSFLKVNSKGAGKIKYFWADALPIDHAKNEGDRLNEMNAAVEKAVKRQMMSDVPISLSLSGGVDSNLLLAVLSRHSKTKVNCFTIGFADNEQYDEIALARASAEYFNGDLKTMTLSPRDYQDMFNKYMRDLEEPLGNESALAYYFVAKLARDNGIKVLLNGQGADELFGGYHRHLGERYRRIMNIAPRFLTKPASRLVRNERLKRSLYTLSENDEIDRFYLIYSVFLPEEKMKLYNKDLCRRFALDRGRACIEPFFRRFTNHSSLDKMLYIDLRFSLPDNLLLAEDKMAMAASVEARVPFLDIEYVRLAEKIPSELKLRRFQFKHIHKQIARRWLPGYILKRKKIGFTNPMSEWLTHDLEKYFLNLISGRDSFTRQYFNIEYVKNIYDLHKRGKKDYKRNLFLLLSMEQWYRTFFN, from the coding sequence GTGTGCGGGATAGCCGGCATCTATAATTATGCGAATAAAGAGCCGGTGGACCGTGCTTTATTGAAGCGGATGACCGACATTCTCAGCCACCGCGGACCCGATGGCGAAGGTTCCTATTATGATGATAGAAATGGAATCGGTTTCGGTCACCGGCGTCTGGCAATAATTGACCTCGTGACCGGTCAACAGCCCATGAGCGATGAGAACAAGGCGGTGTGGATAACGTACAATGGCGAAATATACAATTACCGGGAGATTAAAAATGATTTGATCTCCAGGGGTTATCGATTCAGGACCGGTTCGGATACCGAGGCATTGGTTCATGCGTACCGGGAATACGGGACCGGCATGCTGGATATGCTGAACGGAATTTTCGCTTTTGCCATTTGGGATTCTTTGAAAAAGGAACTTTTTATGGCGCGCGATCACCTCGGGGTTAAGCCGCTGTATTACCATGACACGGGGAAGAGTCTGGTGTTTGGTTCCGAGATCAAATCCCTGCTCCTGCATCCCGAATACTCAAAAGGTGTGAATACGGACGCCGTGGACCTGCACATCACCTTCCGGCAAACGCCCGCACCGCAGACTTTATTCCAGGGCATTTATAAAATGCCGGCCGGCTCTTTTCTGAAGGTGAATTCTAAAGGTGCCGGAAAGATCAAATACTTCTGGGCTGATGCCCTGCCGATCGATCATGCCAAGAACGAAGGGGATAGGCTGAACGAAATGAACGCCGCCGTCGAAAAAGCCGTGAAACGCCAGATGATGAGCGACGTCCCGATCAGCCTGTCACTGAGCGGCGGCGTGGATTCCAATCTATTGCTGGCGGTCCTCAGCAGGCATTCAAAAACGAAAGTCAATTGTTTTACCATTGGTTTTGCGGACAATGAACAGTATGATGAGATCGCGCTGGCTCGGGCATCGGCTGAATATTTCAACGGCGACCTAAAGACCATGACCTTGAGCCCCCGTGATTATCAGGATATGTTCAATAAGTATATGCGGGATCTGGAAGAACCATTGGGTAACGAGTCGGCGTTGGCCTATTATTTTGTCGCGAAACTGGCCCGGGACAACGGCATAAAAGTGTTGTTGAACGGCCAGGGCGCTGATGAACTGTTCGGCGGTTACCACCGGCATCTGGGCGAGCGGTACCGCCGGATAATGAACATTGCACCACGGTTCCTGACTAAGCCGGCCAGCCGCCTGGTCAGGAACGAAAGGTTAAAGCGCTCGTTGTACACGCTGAGTGAAAATGATGAAATCGACCGGTTTTACCTGATCTACTCGGTTTTTCTTCCGGAAGAGAAAATGAAACTCTATAACAAAGACCTCTGCCGCCGGTTTGCGCTTGACCGGGGAAGAGCGTGCATCGAACCGTTCTTCCGCCGGTTCACGAATCATTCATCATTGGACAAAATGCTTTACATTGACCTCAGGTTCTCCTTGCCCGATAATCTGCTGCTCGCCGAGGACAAAATGGCGATGGCGGCAAGTGTCGAGGCCAGGGTACCGTTCCTGGATATTGAATACGTGAGATTGGCGGAAAAGATCCCGTCAGAATTGAAACTCAGGCGCTTCCAGTTCAAGCATATTCACAAACAGATCGCCCGTCGCTGGCTGCCCGGTTATATCTTGAAAAGAAAAAAGATCGGTTTCACAAATCCCATGAGCGAATGGCTGACTCATGATCTGGAAAAGTATTTTCTGAATTTGATCAGCGGCCGCGATTCTTTCACACGGCAATATTTCAATATCGAGTACGTGAAAAATATATACGACCTGCACAAGCGTGGCAAAAAGGATTACAAGCGCAACCTGTTCCTGCTGTTATCCATGGAACAATGGTACAGGACTTTTTTTAATTGA
- a CDS encoding DUF354 domain-containing protein, whose translation MHNEIRARMWFDFENAPHVWVLKPLLTYFTGNGYSCYCSARDFSYTIRLLRSAGIEAEIQPARETSNKAAKIINLLVRAARLVWLYRNRKIDIAIGHGSRSQIIASRLLGIPVISMDDYEKSDQFLVRFTARTLVPAIISKSNWGRFQDRIVHYPGLKENIYMDGFDFDRKIRSRLGVDEDKVVVLLRPETVSSHYYDRKSSRLLHSFLNYLGSYNRMIEVVLLPRNKKQEKEICAILERINVGCIVPDPERYGFEIVSAADLVIGGGGTMLREAACLNIPAFSFFAGQWGSVDDHLVASGRLTKITGEEDLRKINFVKRKGTIPVPNSGGRDFIIKYIEDYLE comes from the coding sequence ATGCATAATGAAATCAGGGCGCGCATGTGGTTTGATTTTGAGAATGCGCCGCATGTCTGGGTCTTAAAACCACTGCTCACCTATTTTACGGGCAACGGGTATTCATGTTATTGTTCAGCTCGTGATTTTTCATATACAATACGGCTCCTGAGATCGGCCGGGATCGAGGCCGAGATCCAACCGGCGCGTGAAACCAGTAATAAGGCGGCCAAGATCATCAACCTGCTGGTACGCGCGGCGCGGCTCGTTTGGTTGTATCGTAACCGAAAAATAGACATCGCCATTGGACATGGTTCCAGGAGCCAGATAATCGCATCCCGTCTTCTCGGAATCCCGGTCATTTCCATGGATGACTATGAAAAGTCCGACCAGTTCCTGGTGCGGTTTACTGCCCGGACGCTGGTGCCGGCGATCATCAGTAAGTCGAACTGGGGAAGGTTCCAGGATCGGATCGTTCATTACCCGGGTCTGAAAGAGAATATCTACATGGACGGATTTGATTTTGATCGCAAGATCCGATCCCGTCTGGGTGTGGATGAAGACAAGGTTGTTGTATTGCTGCGACCGGAGACCGTCTCCAGCCATTATTACGACCGTAAATCCAGTCGATTGCTGCACTCCTTTCTCAATTATTTGGGCAGCTATAACCGGATGATCGAGGTCGTGCTGTTGCCCCGGAATAAAAAGCAAGAAAAAGAAATCTGCGCCATATTGGAGAGAATTAATGTGGGCTGCATAGTCCCTGATCCTGAAAGGTATGGTTTTGAGATCGTCAGCGCGGCGGATCTTGTGATTGGCGGCGGCGGCACTATGCTCAGGGAAGCCGCTTGCCTTAACATCCCGGCATTCAGTTTTTTTGCCGGGCAATGGGGAAGCGTCGATGATCATCTGGTAGCCAGCGGCCGGTTGACGAAAATAACCGGCGAAGAAGATCTGCGAAAGATAAATTTCGTAAAAAGGAAGGGAACGATACCGGTGCCAAATTCAGGGGGCAGGGATTTCATAATAAAATATATTGAGGATTATCTCGAATGA